The Amyelois transitella isolate CPQ chromosome 20, ilAmyTran1.1, whole genome shotgun sequence genome has a segment encoding these proteins:
- the LOC106131691 gene encoding protein trachealess isoform X1 has protein sequence MEHPGGFAPSHWAAVLGHGMHGMMQHEYGHAHAHASMPMDLHVPQPFPYYRYRDEALCWSDRKPTVEGANAASVNSRYYAQENCILELRKEKSRDAARSRRGKENYEFYELAKMLPLPAAITSQLDKASIIRLTISYLKLRDFSGHGDPPWSRDPPPTSKALKGAQSRRSAAGLAMELFEQHQGTHILQSLDGFALSVAADGRFLYISETVSIYLGLSQVEMTGSSIFDYVHQADHAEIAEQLGLSLAGRSGGAGLNSPASGSEEGSQHGTNNPDVSSQMSLAASGQLYRGMDRAFCVRMKSTLTKRGCHFKSSGYRVVLMLCRLRPQYSFSHSRKSPTVLLGMVALAIALPPPSVHEIRLESDMFVTRINFDFRIAHCEPSRVSELLGYTAEELTGKNLYALCHGEDANKLRKCHVDLMNKGQVLTHYYRIMNKLGGYTWMQTCATVVCSSKNAEEQNIICVNYVISGREYPNTVMDCCQLEESVQGVKREETAGDPENGPPDTDNSGGPPPPPRHQAERTEPPSNNDTASSNPVPTSDVTHLTRLNDAQPLPLHTNPERTSPMPARRLKKRKHTAEEEEEREEDRRKSSSNPGATISPAERDMTKSNLAMPEGATDATSVRDLENAMSKHLPALDGKEISHRPTDFSTDALLKQQQQKSTIQWIGTQNHHLNHLNRQIPANHTSTPASALLRQLYANRESVIRSNFLGDGRTGGYYSGDGQSGPLPTPPGSEGSGYGEQLGHKGTDIGSIAYGGYADYHSAMTPPGSVSPRDKQQYALSYDNSAYSEALRHSYLGDAPLPLKPQAYSAVPGALDYAPSLDQSQFFHPPSSFHLYHPQAHSAHATHSHQNVDKSVPPNTNWYSASS, from the exons CATTCTAGAGCTgcgaaaagaaaaaagtcgagACGCCGCGCGCTCGAGACGCGGTAAAGAAAACTACGAGTTTTACGAGCTCGCGAAGATGCTGCCTCTCCCGGCTGCCATCACCAGTCAACTGGACAAGGCTTCCATCATAAGGCTGACCATAAGCTACCTCAAGTTAAGGGACTTCTCCGGCCATGGCGACCCGCCGTGGAGCAGAGACCCGCCGCCGACAAGTAAGGCCCTGAAAG GTGCTCAAAGCAGAAGATCGGCGGCTGGTCTCGCCATGGAGCTGTTCGAGCAGCATCAGGGCACCCACATCCTccag TCCCTCGATGGATTCGCCTTGTCAGTAGCGGCGGACGGGAGGTTCCTGTACATATCTGAAActgtatctatatatttagGATTATCACAA GTAGAAATGACGGGGAGTAGTATATTCGATTACGTGCACCAAGCGGACCATGCAGAAATTGCAGAACAACTAGGTCTATCTCTGGCGGGAAGGTCTGGAGGTGCTGGGCTTAACAGCCCGGCGTCAGGCAGCGAAGAAGGCAGTCAGCATGGCACCAATAATCCTGATG TGTCTTCACAAATGAGTTTAGCAGCCAGCGGTCAACTTTATCGGGGGATGGACAGAGCATTTTGTGTCAGAATGAAGAGCACTCTAACCAAACGTGGCTGTCACTTCAAATCCTCTGGATACAGG GTAGTTCTAATGCTGTGCCGGCTCCGACCACAATACTCCTTCTCACACAGTCGGAAGTCTCCTACAGTCCTTCTGGGAATGGTGGCCTTAGCGATAGCACTGCCCCCACCCTCAGTCCACGAGATCAGATTGGAATCTGATATGTTTGTCACTAGAATTAACTTCGACTTCAGAATAGCCCACTGTGAACCCAG CAGGGTGTCTGAACTACTCGGATACACAGCAGAGGAGCTGACGGGGAAGAACCTGTACGCGCTCTGCCATGGGGAAGATGCGAACAAACTAAGAAAATGCCATGTAGATT taaTGAACAAAGGTCAAGTGCTGACTCACTACTACAGAATAATGAACAAATTGGGTGGATATACCTGGATGCAGACTTGTGCGACTGTCGTCTGCTCCTCCAAGAATGCAGAGGAACAAAACATCATATGCGTCAACTATGTCATAAG TGGTCGAGAGTATCCTAACACTGTGATGGATTGTTGTCAACTAGAAGAAAGCGTCCAAGGTGTAAAACGGGAAGAAACTGCAGGAGATCCTGAAAACGGACCTCCTGATACTGACAATTCAGGAGGGCCACCTCCTCCTCCAAGACATCAAGCAGAAAGAACTGAACCGCCATCTAATAACGACACTGCTTCATCTAACCCAGTGCCAACTTCCGACGTCACCCACTTAACTCGACTAAATGATGCTCAACCATTACCTCTACATACAAATCCCGAAAGAACTTCTCCCATGCCTGCCAGAAGACTAAAGAAGCGAAAACATACGGCtgaagaggaagaagaaagaGAAGAGGATAGACGAAAGTCTTCATCCAATCCTGGAGCAACCATATCGCCTGCCGAAAGAGATATGACTAAATCTAACTTAGCTATGCCAGAAGGCGCAACGGATGCGACTTCAGTAAGAGACTTAGAAAACGCAATGTCTAAACATTTACCAGCGTTAGACGGAAAAGAAATATCGCATCGACCGACAGATTTTTCAACTGATGCCTTGCTCAAACAACAGCAACAAAAGTCGACTATACAATGGATAGGAACACAAAACCATCATCTGAACCATCTAAACAGACAAATACCCGCTAATCACACATCGACACCAGCATCTGCTTTGCTTAGACAATTATATGCGAATAGAGAAAGTGTCATTCGAAGTAACTTCTTAGGAGATGGTAGAACAGGCGGTTACTATTCTGGTGACGGTCAATCGGGACCATTGCCGACTCCCCCAGGAAGCGAGGGGTCAGGCTACGGTGAACAATTAGGACACAAAGGTACAGATATTGGTTCAATCGCTTATGGGGGTTACGCTGATTATCATTCAGCAATGACACCACCAGGATCTGTCTCTCCCAGGGACAAGCAACAATATGCACTATCATACGATAACAGTGCATATTCTGAAGCCTTAAGACATTCGTATCTAGGAGATGCGCCATTGCCTTTGAAACCTCAGGCGTATTCAGCTGTGCCTGGTGCATTGGACTACGCACCATCACTGGATCAGTCTCAGTTCTTCCATCCTCCTTCCTCATTCCATCTCTATCACCCTCAGGCCCATTCCGCCCACGCAACTCATTCTCACCAAAATGTAGATAAGTCTGTTCCACCTAACACCAATTGGTATTCAGCGAGCTCATAG
- the LOC106131691 gene encoding protein trachealess isoform X2 has translation MEHPGGFAPSHWAAVLGHGMHGMMQHEYGHAHAHASMPMDLHVPQPFPYYRYRDEALCWSDRKPTVEGANAASVNSRYYAQENCILELRKEKSRDAARSRRGKENYEFYELAKMLPLPAAITSQLDKASIIRLTISYLKLRDFSGHGDPPWSRDPPPTSAQSRRSAAGLAMELFEQHQGTHILQSLDGFALSVAADGRFLYISETVSIYLGLSQVEMTGSSIFDYVHQADHAEIAEQLGLSLAGRSGGAGLNSPASGSEEGSQHGTNNPDVSSQMSLAASGQLYRGMDRAFCVRMKSTLTKRGCHFKSSGYRVVLMLCRLRPQYSFSHSRKSPTVLLGMVALAIALPPPSVHEIRLESDMFVTRINFDFRIAHCEPSRVSELLGYTAEELTGKNLYALCHGEDANKLRKCHVDLMNKGQVLTHYYRIMNKLGGYTWMQTCATVVCSSKNAEEQNIICVNYVISGREYPNTVMDCCQLEESVQGVKREETAGDPENGPPDTDNSGGPPPPPRHQAERTEPPSNNDTASSNPVPTSDVTHLTRLNDAQPLPLHTNPERTSPMPARRLKKRKHTAEEEEEREEDRRKSSSNPGATISPAERDMTKSNLAMPEGATDATSVRDLENAMSKHLPALDGKEISHRPTDFSTDALLKQQQQKSTIQWIGTQNHHLNHLNRQIPANHTSTPASALLRQLYANRESVIRSNFLGDGRTGGYYSGDGQSGPLPTPPGSEGSGYGEQLGHKGTDIGSIAYGGYADYHSAMTPPGSVSPRDKQQYALSYDNSAYSEALRHSYLGDAPLPLKPQAYSAVPGALDYAPSLDQSQFFHPPSSFHLYHPQAHSAHATHSHQNVDKSVPPNTNWYSASS, from the exons CATTCTAGAGCTgcgaaaagaaaaaagtcgagACGCCGCGCGCTCGAGACGCGGTAAAGAAAACTACGAGTTTTACGAGCTCGCGAAGATGCTGCCTCTCCCGGCTGCCATCACCAGTCAACTGGACAAGGCTTCCATCATAAGGCTGACCATAAGCTACCTCAAGTTAAGGGACTTCTCCGGCCATGGCGACCCGCCGTGGAGCAGAGACCCGCCGCCGACAA GTGCTCAAAGCAGAAGATCGGCGGCTGGTCTCGCCATGGAGCTGTTCGAGCAGCATCAGGGCACCCACATCCTccag TCCCTCGATGGATTCGCCTTGTCAGTAGCGGCGGACGGGAGGTTCCTGTACATATCTGAAActgtatctatatatttagGATTATCACAA GTAGAAATGACGGGGAGTAGTATATTCGATTACGTGCACCAAGCGGACCATGCAGAAATTGCAGAACAACTAGGTCTATCTCTGGCGGGAAGGTCTGGAGGTGCTGGGCTTAACAGCCCGGCGTCAGGCAGCGAAGAAGGCAGTCAGCATGGCACCAATAATCCTGATG TGTCTTCACAAATGAGTTTAGCAGCCAGCGGTCAACTTTATCGGGGGATGGACAGAGCATTTTGTGTCAGAATGAAGAGCACTCTAACCAAACGTGGCTGTCACTTCAAATCCTCTGGATACAGG GTAGTTCTAATGCTGTGCCGGCTCCGACCACAATACTCCTTCTCACACAGTCGGAAGTCTCCTACAGTCCTTCTGGGAATGGTGGCCTTAGCGATAGCACTGCCCCCACCCTCAGTCCACGAGATCAGATTGGAATCTGATATGTTTGTCACTAGAATTAACTTCGACTTCAGAATAGCCCACTGTGAACCCAG CAGGGTGTCTGAACTACTCGGATACACAGCAGAGGAGCTGACGGGGAAGAACCTGTACGCGCTCTGCCATGGGGAAGATGCGAACAAACTAAGAAAATGCCATGTAGATT taaTGAACAAAGGTCAAGTGCTGACTCACTACTACAGAATAATGAACAAATTGGGTGGATATACCTGGATGCAGACTTGTGCGACTGTCGTCTGCTCCTCCAAGAATGCAGAGGAACAAAACATCATATGCGTCAACTATGTCATAAG TGGTCGAGAGTATCCTAACACTGTGATGGATTGTTGTCAACTAGAAGAAAGCGTCCAAGGTGTAAAACGGGAAGAAACTGCAGGAGATCCTGAAAACGGACCTCCTGATACTGACAATTCAGGAGGGCCACCTCCTCCTCCAAGACATCAAGCAGAAAGAACTGAACCGCCATCTAATAACGACACTGCTTCATCTAACCCAGTGCCAACTTCCGACGTCACCCACTTAACTCGACTAAATGATGCTCAACCATTACCTCTACATACAAATCCCGAAAGAACTTCTCCCATGCCTGCCAGAAGACTAAAGAAGCGAAAACATACGGCtgaagaggaagaagaaagaGAAGAGGATAGACGAAAGTCTTCATCCAATCCTGGAGCAACCATATCGCCTGCCGAAAGAGATATGACTAAATCTAACTTAGCTATGCCAGAAGGCGCAACGGATGCGACTTCAGTAAGAGACTTAGAAAACGCAATGTCTAAACATTTACCAGCGTTAGACGGAAAAGAAATATCGCATCGACCGACAGATTTTTCAACTGATGCCTTGCTCAAACAACAGCAACAAAAGTCGACTATACAATGGATAGGAACACAAAACCATCATCTGAACCATCTAAACAGACAAATACCCGCTAATCACACATCGACACCAGCATCTGCTTTGCTTAGACAATTATATGCGAATAGAGAAAGTGTCATTCGAAGTAACTTCTTAGGAGATGGTAGAACAGGCGGTTACTATTCTGGTGACGGTCAATCGGGACCATTGCCGACTCCCCCAGGAAGCGAGGGGTCAGGCTACGGTGAACAATTAGGACACAAAGGTACAGATATTGGTTCAATCGCTTATGGGGGTTACGCTGATTATCATTCAGCAATGACACCACCAGGATCTGTCTCTCCCAGGGACAAGCAACAATATGCACTATCATACGATAACAGTGCATATTCTGAAGCCTTAAGACATTCGTATCTAGGAGATGCGCCATTGCCTTTGAAACCTCAGGCGTATTCAGCTGTGCCTGGTGCATTGGACTACGCACCATCACTGGATCAGTCTCAGTTCTTCCATCCTCCTTCCTCATTCCATCTCTATCACCCTCAGGCCCATTCCGCCCACGCAACTCATTCTCACCAAAATGTAGATAAGTCTGTTCCACCTAACACCAATTGGTATTCAGCGAGCTCATAG
- the LOC106131525 gene encoding uncharacterized protein LOC106131525: MTILESCWSPCIWSSDVKIGSKAVAVYTAAMSVILITFIGYQMGGGDSTQLWNPLFEADVRGSLQVFGGIFIFIFVFLIISSLLMVIGINIWMRGLMLPWLGTMGLIIVFQLCFGLWLLGGYYIYLDATFAALIDFLWMSYNIYCWLCVFSQYQIILEMQSPNIEILVEY; the protein is encoded by the exons ATGACGATATTGGAATCCTGTTGGTCTCCTTGCATTTGGTCTTCTGATGTGAAAATCGGCAGTAAGGCTGTGGCCGTTTATACGGCGGCAATGAGTGTTATTTTGATAACCTTTATTGGCTATCAGATGGGTGGTGGAGACTCCACCCAGCTGTGGAATCCTCTGTTTGAAGCTGATGTTAGAGGCT ctCTACAAGTATTCGGAGgcatattcatatttatatttgtgtttttaataatctcTTCCTTGCTAATG GTGATCGGCATCAACATATGGATGCGAGGGTTGATGCTCCCGTGGCTGGGTACCATGGGCCTCATCATAGTGTTCCAACTCTGCTTTGGGTTATGGCTGCTTGGCGGATACTACATCTAT CTGGATGCTACTTTTGCTGCCCTGATTGACTTTTTATGGATGTCTTACAAT ATCTACTGCTGGCTGTGTGTGTTTTCTCAGTACCAAATTATATTAGAGATGCAGTCGCCGAATATTGAAATACTAGTTGAATATTGA